A single Tenacibaculum sp. Bg11-29 DNA region contains:
- the bshA gene encoding N-acetyl-alpha-D-glucosaminyl L-malate synthase BshA — protein MRIGIVCYPTFGGSGVVATELGMALADKGHEVHFITYNQPVRLDFFSHRLHFHEVVLEEYPLFQYQPYELALSSKMVEVVEKHQLEVLHVHYAIPHAYAAYMAKKMLEDKGINVKVVTTLHGTDITLVGSHPTYKTAVEFSINKSDEVTTVSNSLKEDTLRLFNIEKDIKVVYNFIDGVKYDNAHQTECKRIALAKPEEKILTHVSNFRPVKRTDDVIKIFNEIQKEIPSKLLMVGDGPERLKAENLVNKFGLQDKVLFMGNSREVEKILCYSDVFLLPSETESFGLAALEAMAASTAVISTNCGGLPEVNIHGKTGYLSNLGDVDDMAKNAIKILRDTTVLNQFKMNAKEHIKLFSLENILPVYEAIYKSCSEVV, from the coding sequence ATGAGAATAGGAATTGTATGTTATCCTACATTTGGAGGAAGTGGAGTAGTAGCAACTGAGTTAGGAATGGCATTGGCAGATAAAGGTCATGAAGTACATTTTATAACCTATAACCAACCCGTTCGATTAGACTTTTTTTCACATCGTTTACATTTTCATGAAGTTGTTTTAGAAGAGTATCCGTTGTTTCAATACCAACCTTATGAATTAGCTTTGTCTAGTAAAATGGTGGAAGTAGTTGAAAAGCACCAATTAGAAGTTTTACATGTACATTATGCTATACCACATGCGTATGCTGCGTATATGGCAAAAAAAATGTTAGAAGATAAAGGTATAAATGTAAAGGTAGTTACTACTTTACATGGTACAGATATTACTTTGGTAGGAAGTCACCCTACTTATAAAACTGCAGTAGAATTTAGTATTAATAAATCAGATGAAGTAACAACCGTATCTAATAGTTTAAAAGAAGATACGTTACGTTTATTTAATATTGAAAAAGACATTAAAGTGGTCTATAATTTTATTGATGGTGTAAAATATGACAATGCACATCAAACAGAATGTAAACGTATTGCATTGGCTAAACCAGAAGAGAAAATTTTAACACATGTAAGTAATTTTCGACCAGTGAAACGTACCGATGATGTGATTAAGATTTTTAATGAGATTCAAAAAGAAATTCCATCAAAATTATTAATGGTGGGGGATGGACCAGAGCGTTTAAAGGCAGAAAATTTAGTAAACAAATTTGGACTACAAGATAAAGTATTGTTTATGGGGAATAGTAGAGAAGTTGAGAAAATTCTATGTTATTCTGATGTGTTTTTATTGCCTTCAGAAACTGAAAGCTTTGGTTTAGCAGCCTTAGAAGCAATGGCAGCAAGTACGGCTGTGATATCAACAAATTGTGGAGGTTTACCAGAAGTAAATATTCATGGTAAAACAGGTTATTTAAGTAATCTTGGTGATGTAGATGATATGGCTAAAAACGCAATTAAAATATTAAGAGATACTACCGTTTTAAATCAATTTAAAATGAATGCTAAGGAGCATATTAAGTTATTCTCTTTAGAAAATATATTGCCTGTTTATGAAGCAATTTATAAAAGTTGTTCAGAGGTGGTTTAA